The Capsicum annuum cultivar UCD-10X-F1 chromosome 3, UCD10Xv1.1, whole genome shotgun sequence genomic sequence TAATATCTAATATTATCCATCTGAACATCCATTTTTTAGGATCATGGCAAGGCGGATGGAGGGAAAGCCCTCCGTGCCTGAGATGTGGGTTCGAGCCCCACCATTAGCACAATTTGCCGGGGTCTATtcgaaacaacctctctatctcaacTCTGAGTTAGTGGTATGGactatggactgcgtacacttaccctccctaTACCCACTTgttgggaatatactgggtatgttgttcttgttgtttgtATCTATTTCTGAAAAGTCGTTATCCAATCAATATCTAATGGATTCGGATTGGAtggtttctcattttttttaacaCCATTTTTCCAGCTCTCAGTCGGAGTACTTTTCATGTAGTTTCTAAAtatgtagtttttttttcaaaataaattgaagattctGTATCTGAATTCACATTGAACATTAGTTAGTTGACCCTCCTACTCCGAGTCAAGCCACATATTCGAAAAGAGGGGAGTGTTAGTTAAGGTAGTTAAAGAATTTGATTTGGATATGTGTTCGTGTATTGTGAACTTGGAAGTTAATTTCGTCTGTTGGAAGTTGTTGAATGGTATGTTTAGTTGTCCAATATTTGAGATTATGATGTGTTACTCCTGGCACAGGGAAGCTGCAAAGTTGACTAACATTGGTAAGTTACTGGAGCGGCGAGGAAAGGAGTTACTGGGCCCAAGCTATAAAGATCCTATTTCAAGCTTTTCTGATTTTCAAGAATTTACAGTCTCAAACTTGGAGGTACTTTTATGTTTTGCCAGCATTATTTGCAACTTCAATTTCTTATTTGTGAATGTGTAAATATTGATGCAGTGTCCTTTTTCGACTCTTACTGGAAACTGTTCCGTATCAAAATATCTTTGTAGATGTACTGGAAGATCGTATTCGAGGAAATGAATATTTCTTTCTCTGTTAGTCCTGAATGTATTTTGCGGGAAACTCCATTTCACCCTGGTGGTCAATGGCTTCCTGGAGCACGTTTAAATCCTGCGAAGAATTGCTTGATGTTGAATGCAAAGAGAAGTTTAAGTGACATAGTTCTGATTACTCGTGATGAAGGAGATGATGAAGCACCTGTTACCAAATTGACTCTTCAGGAACTAAGATCAGCAGTATGGTACAAAGGCTTTTGTTACTGCATTACAAATTGTGTTGTAGTATGTATCTCGATTTGTTTTTCAAGTCGGAATAATTGTGCTGTTATTTTGATCTCTGAAAATATTCCATTGAGTCTTCCTGCTGCATGACCTAAAAGATATCATTATGTGCATCAAAATATGTTGGTCCTTTTATAAGTCGTACGTACCACAAATTATGCTGACAATGTATGACTTTATGGTGACTCAGCTCTTGTCATGGCACATATCTGAAAAAAATGTTAATATGTACTTCATCAACAAGATCCAGTGGCAAGAGCACTCCACTTACAAGGAGGTTGGATGTTCAAGTCACCAAAGGAGTATAGTGAGAAAAGGCCACTATCGGCTTCTGCCTAGGCAGGAGGAGCTTGGGTGGGGGATGGNNNNNNNNNNNNNNNNNNNNNNNNNNNNNNNNNNNNNNNNNNNNNNNNNNNNNNNNNNNNNNNNNNNNNNNNNNNNNNNNNNNNNNNNNNNNNNNNNNNNAGAAATTCACCCCAGGCATTTACTAAGAAGTTCAGATCTTTTACTGGTATCTCAatgtttatttcatatattcctaGTCTGCTCGGGAGATGGAATGGAACAAAAACCTGGAAAATTAAGCAGGGATTGCTTTGAGATGGTTTTAAAGACATAAAAGAATATTCTATGTCACTTGAAAACTAGAGAACACACTTATGAACCAATTTATTCGACCTCTAACAAAGTTAAGACACACCCTGGCATGGCTTATGTAAGAGCATCAAGTGAGGTGAATCTTTTGCACATGCCAGCCACACAATCAAGTCATATCTTGTTAAGGTAGGTGATGAATGGAGGATTTAGGCTTTGGAGAGGTAACTGGGTAGGCGGTTTACTCTCCTGTATCTTTTGATTGTAGATGGTAGACTGGCTTCCAGCCAACTGTTGCAAATGCTTTTCCACACTTCCTTAATTCCTCATGAAAGACACTTTTGATCATATTTTTTGCACATTGCATTGTCTAGAGAATTGTGGCCTTAAACTTGTTATGTTTGTATCCACTGGGTTATGCCTTCTAAAACAGTAAAACAATAGAGCAGTCCAACTCTGACATGGAAAGTTTGTTCGGAAGAATGTGATGCTGACTTGACATAACTCCATGCTTGTTCTGAAGAAAGAAGAGATATTCGAAAATTTTGAGATTGAGGATCTGATTTCTCCCAGAATGGATAAATGCTACCTTCAATAATATGAAACCTTTGTAGtagcaacttttttttttctttttattggaGATTCAGTACTTTCTTCCCCCAAAAGTAAAAAATTACTTAGCACCAGAAGGTGAAAGTAGCACACATAGAGGATAAAACAAGAGAAAAAGGCTTGAGATGGTTTAGCCTTGTCAGCACGTTGATCTGAACCTAATGCTTTTCCAGAAGTATTTTGACCTTATATAGATTTATATGACTTTAAATATATGGAGGAATATATTAACCCTCAGGGGTTGGCCTGGTGGTAATTGGCTTGAGCTTTGGGGTGCTTCCTTTCAAGGTCTCAAGTTCGATTCCCACTGGGTGCAAACAATTTCTGAGGGCCATCGGACTGGGTGAAACCCTGAATTACCCGTGGTGCACTTGCAGGAAACTCCTTGCCGAGGTCCTGTGCACCCCCGGGATTAGTCGGGACTCGAAGAGTCTCGGACACCCGGtgcaagtcaaaaaaaaaaaaaaaaaatatatggaggaatatatatatatatatagaacttactttttcacttgtatttttatttggtatatgaTGATAATATGAGTTGGACTTAGATGGAGAAACATGGCCAGAGATTATTCATATAGCTGATCCCAACTTATTTGGGACTGAGATGTTGTTGTTATTTGCTTATTCTGTTGTTATGAATACTAATGCAGAAGTCTTTCCAAATCACAGGAGAGTTGCATATTCCATAGATACACTGGGATTGGAAAAAGGATCTGCAATTGCCATAGATATGCCAATGGATGTCAATGCTGTGGTGATCTACTTGGCCATTGTTATTGCGGGTTATGTGGTTGTCTCAATTGCTGACAGTTTTGCTCCAACTGAAATTGCAACGAGGCTCATGATATCAAAAGCGAAGGCTATTTTCACTCAGGTGATTTGATTTTTACTTCTCTGGAGTATGTGCCTGAATACTGTTTTTGCTTTCAAGTATAACCAGAACTATTTTTCCGACGTATATAGCAGTGTCTCCATGTTGGAATGCATATAATACTGGCTAGATCAAAACTGTTCAGCGATCTCCTAGGGAATTTAGTTTATTGCAGTAGGGTTGTGGATGGAGGAGAAGAGTAGCTCAAGTTGACATATTGTAAGCAAGTACTATTGGATACGGAGATAAAAGTTCTGCAAGCCATTGATAAACTGACTTCTTAATAGAGTAACTAGAGCAATAGTAACTAAAACTAGTTGGAGTTTCCTTTCCATAACTGGACAATACCCGCACCCACTGCCACCTAGCAGAAAAGGAAGAAGCAATTAGTCTTTCTATTAGTACTACTTTGCACCGAGGTTCTTATAGAtatagttgaatttgattcatgGATAATGTTAATAAGATGTATGGAATCTTTTGCGGAGCTTCATATTAGATTATACTTGACAAGATTAAGAGATTTAATCTTTAGATATCTGCAGAACAGCTCGTGGAAAGTTATTGCTAAGCTGACTAAGTGGCAAAAAAACCAATTTTTGTTCCTTTCTGAATAATTAATTGGGGATAAATGCTTACATATGAGAGTGCTAAATTGTTTGTGGCTTTGAGAAAGTTGGAAATGAATTACCACGTATAGCTCACAACAATCAATCTTGGATGCATTTCTTAGAATTAAAAGGTAACCTGAGTAACCTAACCTTCCTGGGGTGTCAGCTTTGTAGATCTGAACTACTGGGTTTCTCACAGAGAACCTATAGTAAATGGTTGATTCCTCTTTTAATAGTTTCCAGTAAAAACATACGCAAATTAAATCCATATGCTCTCCTGAAAATTGGGAATTAAATTAACGCCCTGGTACTTCTTTTGGGAAAAAGAATATTGCGGACTAATGCTCATATGCTCCATTACTCCACCCCATGACCATATCTCCTCCAGAGATTGTTTGAATTCATCTTGAAGGCTATGCATTTCCTTTGAAAATCTGACGGGAATTTAAGTCTCTGATTCGTTGTGTTTGATCTCTCTCGCCAGTCTCCTcactctctcattctcactcaaggGCTAAAACTTTTTTGGTTGACAATATTCCTAGGATTTCATTAGCCGTGGTGGCAAAAGATTTCCATTGTACAGGTGATATTCCTATCCCTGTGTCATTTTGTATTATTTGTTTGTTACACACTCCTAACATAAATTTCAAACCTGTAGTAAAGTCATTGATGCTCAATCACCAATGTCGGTTGTGATTCCCAATAGAAGCTCCACTCCGAGCATAAAATTGCGTGATGGTGACATTTCATGGCATGACTTCCTAGAAAGAGTAGACAAATCTAAGTAAGTATTTGTCTCTCTGACGTCATTTCATGGCTTTAATTCTCTCCTTTTGATAGCTAAGGTTGGATTTTGCTTCACAAATGATTTACTTTTATCTAGCTGTTCTATTCTGACACAAAAATGTGCTAGAACTGGATGATCTGTTATAATCCACTTCTGCAATCCCTTATAGAGACAAAATTGTAAGACGCGTACAAGTACATTGAAATTCATCATTCTTTAGTTCATGGAACTTGCTTCTATAATTTCACTGTCATTTTTTGGCTGGCTTTTTATGGAGAGACAATGTAATGCGATTCAGGGGCTTATGTTATACATAATTGTGTTCTGCGTTGGTGTCTGTTAACACATGTAGAAACTTTCATCTCATTTGACTGTGAGCGCAAGTACCAGTTTATCATGAAGTATAGACATTATAACATATTAGATACTGATTTAAGTGATAATAATAGTATTAGCAGTGGTGATATTAGTAAATAGCAAAAGTACtagaagaaaattttgaaatgacCTTTGATCTTCTGCTTGAGTTCAATTTTTGGAGGATCACCTGATTGATAAAGGATGAAAGTTCATACCGCGTCTTTTTATAAACTTTTGCTGCCATCCCTTGTGATTGTCTGCGGTATAACATTCCATTCAATTTTGAAACACCATCTTTTCAATAGCTTATGCCTTATGAGGATGTTATGTTTCAAATTTGACGGATCCGAGATCTCATCTTCAATAATATTATTAGTAGAGTAGAACACACCATTTAGAAGGAATTTGTGTGCACTTGATGTCCATTGAAGGGGGAAGACTTGATGTGACTTCCATTAGACCTCCAACCCCGAGAGACACTACAATTATAATGAACAGATAACCCCTTTCGTTGCCTTCTCATAGATTTCCCTTTTCTCTTACTTGTGTTTATTACTCTGTTGTCTAGTTTGATACCAGTCTAATGAAAATCAGGGCTTTTCTTTCAATCTTGCCATCATCGGATAGGCTACTCTATTGGCACTAATTTGCATTACTTTCTCTCAGTTTGTGCCCTCAAAAATTATGCATAATGGTTGAAATACAATTTTTCTACTTGCATTATTCATTTTGTGTTGGATATTTTTTTcaatgcattatttatttttatactccGCATCTTCTCTTATGTCTTCTAAAATCCCAGCTAAACGTTGTTTCTTTCACGGTTCCCGACATCACCAGCTCAAGTCTGAACTGTCTCAGAATTTCCCACCATAAACAAGATTCTATCTGAAAATATAAAAGGAGGAGGTGATTNNNNNNNNNNNNNNNNNNNNNNNNNNNNNNNNNNNNNNNNNNNNNNNNNNNNNNNNNNNNNNNNNNNNNNNNNNNNNNNNNNNNNNNNNNNNNNNNNNNNTCTCTACAGAGCCAACAGCAGCAGTACACCAAAATAGCTTCATTCCACCCTGAGCCTGCAATAgctgcataaataaataaaaagaaaatctatCCCAGCTTTATTATCATGGATAACAAAGGTAAATAGGACATCCAGCGTCACTACTTTCTAAGGCAACCAATACAGTTCCAGCTTTACTATCATAGACAACAAAGGCCAAGCCCGTCAAAAGAAAAGTATACTGCTAGTACCTGCTTGGCTTTTTCTCAGATTCCGAATGTTGATGCTTATGCCAAGAGGACTTCCAAATTGGGAAGCATTATGATAGTCCTTTACTCGAATTGAGTTTTTGTTTACAAACCTATTCTTCCTCAATGCTGGTAATAGGATCTTTTACCATCTAAGTCGCTACTTTGACTCATGCTATAAATTATTAACTCTGATTTTCTCATTTCACTCTAGCTAAAAATAGCTCTGTCGATCGAATAAAAAGTTATTGATATCTCTCTTTAAATAGCAGGGAGGTTGCGTATATTGGGGTGGAACTACCTGTTGAAGCATTCACAAATATCCTTTTCTCTTCTGGAACGACAGGTATTTGTTATCCATTGCAAGTATTCTATCTTGCTGACTTACTCTATGATTTAGTGCCGAAATTTTCTTAGTGACGGGTTAAAATTAATTTAAGGTTCCTTTTTAGTGACTTAATCTATATGTTCATTCATACCTTTGAAAAAATGTGTATGTTCATTCATTTTCTCTCGTGGAACGAAAGAAATACCTTTTTACCTTATCAATAATATCTTACCTTATAAAAAGAAAAGCacccattctttttctaccacattTAATGAAGAATATGTCATGATAATTACAGGCAAAGAGTTCAGTTTTTTCCTGTTGTCTTTTTATAATTCATGTTAAGTATCGGTATGAGAATAGTGTAGAAACTGCTTAGTGACTCATTCATGAaggattaagaaaaaaatttagattgGAACTACTAATATAAGACTATTTAATTACACTTGCTCTCTGTAAATGTTTTTAGGGAATCCAAAGGCGATTCCGTGGACTGCGTCTACACCCCTTAGGGCAGCTGCTGATGGATGGTCCCACTTGAACATTGGCAAAGGTGATGTGGTGGCCTGGCCCACTAATCTTGGATGGATGATGGGCCCTTTGTTAATTTACAGCACTCTGCTGAATGGAGCAACCATGGCCTTATACAATGGCTCCCCCCTTGGTTCTGGCTTTGCTAAGTTTGTTCAGGTGTGATGCAATGCAACTCTGTAGACCcatttcaaataccaaatcaatagtggtggtggtgttgatgaTGATATACAACTttgatttgttaaaaaaaaaattatgaatcttACTTAGTTGCATACTTGATTGGTCTAACATAAAGCATGGAACTCTCTGAACATCGCTCAATACTTAAAGCTAGGTGATTAGGCTTGAGGTGCCGCACTTTCTTGCCAATTAGACGTAAAAGCAAATCAAAGAATTTATACCAATACAATCTAGGACTAACTTTGTAATCAGTATTTCAGACATCATCCTTTTTTTCCCCTAATACTATCAGCTATTTAACTTCATATTTCTGAAGGCTAGAATACCATCCCGAATGACTTCAGATTATTGAAAAATTGGTTTTGCCGTGTTGTGCTCACTTCTGTTTACAAATTTTCGTTACGGATTCTACCATATTTTGCCATCTAAAATCCTCAAGAACTTGTCTAGGATGCGAAAGTAACTATGCTTGGCGTGGTCCCAAGTATTGTGAGGGCATGGAAATCCACAAATTGCACTGCTGGTCTTGATTGGTCATCCATCGGGTAATTCTTCTTTATCATCTTTGAAACAGTTGGGGCTTTAGAGACACTATattgttaaagaaaattatgtgttattttgtttccttttcttttcaCCCCTAGTCATCCATGCAAACACTTTCATTTGTCTTGGGCATATCTATTCTTATAATTATATTTGACTTCAGTAATCCATATTGAACTTGAAACCTCTCATGCTCCAACGGTATTTCCAACATTTTTGTAGCTTAATTTAGTTATGTATGATGGCAGGCACTTTGCCTCCACCGGTGAAGCATCTGGTATGGATGAATCCCTTTGGCTGATGGGAAGAGCTCATTACAAGCCTGTAATAGAGATCTGTGGTGGAACAGAAATTGGTGGTGGATTCATTGCTGGTTCATTGTTGCAACCACAATCTTTATCTGCTTTTAGCACAGCAGCTATGGGTTGTAGTCTATTTATTCTTGGTGAAGATGGGTCCCCTAGAGTAAGTATTTTTCAGCCTTCCTTAAAAAATAAAGGGTGATTTTCGTATAAAATGACACAAGAGTTAATGAGCACTGACCAGTTCTTTTCTAAAGATGCAACACTGCAGATCTTATGTAGGAGTTTGTTAAACATTATATCATGGTAAATCTCAACTGTTGCATTTACTGCATCTGGGGGCTTTTGCTCTAAAGTATCAAGTTTATTCCTTAGTTCTGTCTATCTGTGGCATACCCGATAAATTATCGAAGTCGGtaacttttgaatttgaaaacaTAATATCTTATTGCATAATGTGCCATGTAGGATGATCAACAAGCAGTCCCCTGCTTTTATTTACATAAGAAGCCAAAATATTCCATTGCTTCTCTCTGCTGTTAAGCTGTTATTAAAAATACTCTGGGAGTAAATTGATCTGCCTTTTTGTGTTTGTCTTGCATGCTTCCTCATATGCCAAGTGTATTAGAAAGTCAAAGACCCTAAGAGGTGATAATATACTGTAACGATCTGGCACTTGGAGTTGGATAGAAAGTTTGAAAGGGAATGTGCGGAGGTGGTGTTTCTGGCCTTAAGGTTTTTAGTGGTTTACATGATATGTTATCGGAAAGCAGCTTGTTCCCAATCAATTCAGTAGAGAACTTCCAAGTTTTGGATAATATTCTAGTTCAAGGTTGAAAGCTTCCCCGTAACATATCTTAGGTTGCCGCTAGTAAATGTTAAGCAATTTTCTTTATCTCAAGGAATGGTTGAAAGTTATGAAAGGAAGAGTTGCCACATGAAAAATCAGTAGTTATCCCTGGAATGGAGACTCACACTCATGAACAGTATGTTGAATGAAAGCTCCTCGTACTATATGCTGTTAACTCTATACTTCCAATGTTGCTAAGTGGTTGGACAAGTTAAGGAGAAATTACTCATGGCCAGGTAATTCTGGATGGAGTGACAAAGAAGTCATCAACATTAAATATGGTACGGCAGATAAGAAAGCACTGGAAgaatttcaaacaaatatctGTGGAGGATAGGAGGAGGATTAGGATGTGACAATAGAATGGAGTGAATAGGAAGTGAGAAGGTTCTCCAGATTTTTCACCCCTTGTTATGGATCAGTCACAAAAAAAAGGGGCGTGTactgtacgcagccttaccttgcatttctgtcagaggctgtttccaagacttgaacctgtgacctcccggtcacatggcaacaactttaccagtgactccaaggctccccttcttaTGGATCAGTCACAACTGCTGTTGAATTTTGAGCTGGAAACAGGTTGAAAATGAACATTGGGAAAAGTTATTTAATAGGGAGACGGACAAAGCTGGTGAACACCTACAGAGAATTAAAACTTGAAGGACTTGTACTTGGGTAGGATTCTATTATGCAAGCGGCAGCGAAAGTGATCTGTATTCTCCTTTTCTCTCAGCTGGGGTGAGAGGAGGGGAAGTATGGTGTTTGTAAAAGAAAGAGAGCTtctttttttattcataaattgtTGACGTAAGTACATTTAAGTAGGAAAACTCCGAACTTTACAGAAATACTGTTTTCTAGGTTAAGTACTGTGTTCTAACGAACATGGGATAAGCAGGTTTGGTAATGAACtgatattaaataaaaagtagaaattttACGCTAGTTAAATATTGCAAGTGGCCCTAAATATAGTCGATACGTTCAAAGTAATTCTGTAACTTTAATTGTAGCCATTTGATTTTCCTGGAATTGGTGAAATGGCCCTGGGTCCCCTTCTATTTGGGGCATCAAGCACATTGCTGAATGCTGACCACTATGGTGTATACTTCAAAGGAATGCCTGTTTGGAATGGAAAGGTTAGCTAGTTATTATTTCTGATTCTACCTTGGTACTTTAATTCTTTTTTCAGATAAGTACTTAACGTGTAAAATCACCTAACAGGTTCTTAGAAGACACGGAGATGTATTTGAGCGTACTTCTAGAGGTTATTACCGTGCACATGGCCGTGCAGATGACACCATGAATCTGGGGGGTGTGAAGGTCTACTCTTTACCTTGCATTATTATTCAACAATCATGAATTATTAAGGTCTCTGTGGCTACAGACCACTTATCATAGCTGATGTGTGTTACCGTAGATAAAAGAATAACTATTTTGTCCTATTTATTGCGAATTGTTTCTTTGATTGATTATTTCTAAAAGAATattaatagatgacttatttataTATCATATTAGTTTAGATACTCATAACAAGTGATATCAACTGTATTACTTGCAGACAAACTAATGCATTGTCTTCTCTCTTACCACAACTGAAACTTGTGATTCCTTTTGCCAGGTAAGTTCAGTGGAGATTGAGAAAGTTTGTAATGCAGTTGATGAAAGTATCGTCGAGACAGCAGCTGTTGGGGTTCCACCACCTGGAGGTGGTCCTGATAAATTAGTTATTGCCGTTGTATTTAAGGATCCCCAGGGGTCAAAGGGCAACTTGAATTCATTAAAAGTTTCTTTCAACTCAGCTTTGCAAAAGAAATTGAATCCTCTATTCAAGGTATGCATATAATATTCAGCTTTGACTGCGTAAATTTTGAAAGCTTTGTTTCCTTATCAGGTCTAAAATGTTGCAGGTTTCACATATAGTAGCCCTCCCTTCACTTCCAAGAACAGCAACAAATAAAGTCATGAGAAGAATTTTGAGGCAGCAATTTTCTCAAATTGGCTCTAAACTGTGACCTATGCAAAGCAACTTGTAGTTCTAGattatgatttgaactttttttttttttttaaattcccaCCTGGTGTCAGGTACTCATACTAGAGCCCGACCAAATCCATACCAAGAGGGACTCGAACTT encodes the following:
- the LOC107862378 gene encoding probable acyl-activating enzyme 17, peroxisomal isoform X1, producing MAHHQPLHSITINDIEAVQGISAASAAQLHRKLTEILATYGADATMTWQHISQNLLTPELPFAFHQMMYYGCYFDYGLDPPVWLPDPEAAKLTNIGKLLERRGKELLGPSYKDPISSFSDFQEFTVSNLEMYWKIVFEEMNISFSVSPECILRETPFHPGGQWLPGARLNPAKNCLMLNAKRSLSDIVLITRDEGDDEAPVTKLTLQELRSAVWRVAYSIDTLGLEKGSAIAIDMPMDVNAVVIYLAIVIAGYVVVSIADSFAPTEIATRLMISKAKAIFTQDFISRGGKRFPLYSKVIDAQSPMSVVIPNRSSTPSIKLRDGDISWHDFLERVDKSNREVAYIGVELPVEAFTNILFSSGTTGNPKAIPWTASTPLRAAADGWSHLNIGKGDVVAWPTNLGWMMGPLLIYSTLLNGATMALYNGSPLGSGFAKFVQDAKVTMLGVVPSIVRAWKSTNCTAGLDWSSIGHFASTGEASGMDESLWLMGRAHYKPVIEICGGTEIGGGFIAGSLLQPQSLSAFSTAAMGCSLFILGEDGSPRPFDFPGIGEMALGPLLFGASSTLLNADHYGVYFKGMPVWNGKVLRRHGDVFERTSRGYYRAHGRADDTMNLGGVKVSSVEIEKVCNAVDESIVETAAVGVPPPGGGPDKLVIAVVFKDPQGSKGNLNSLKVSFNSALQKKLNPLFKVSHIVALPSLPRTATNKVMRRILRQQFSQIGSKL
- the LOC107862378 gene encoding probable acyl-activating enzyme 17, peroxisomal isoform X2, whose translation is MAHHQPLHSITINDIEAVQGISAASAAQLHRKLTEILATYGADATMTWQHISQNLLTPELPFAFHQMMYYGCYFDYGLDPPVWLPDPEAAKLTNIGKLLERRGKELLGPSYKDPISSFSDFQEFTVSNLEMYWKIVFEEMNISFSVSPECILRETPFHPGGQWLPGARLNPAKNCLMLNAKRSLSDIVLITRDEGDDEAPVTKLTLQELRSAVWRVAYSIDTLGLEKGSAIAIDMPMDVNAVVIYLAIVIAGYVVVSIADSFAPTEIATRLMISKAKAIFTQDFISRGGKRFPLYSKVIDAQSPMSVVIPNRSSTPSIKLRDGDISWHDFLERVDKSKEVAYIGVELPVEAFTNILFSSGTTGNPKAIPWTASTPLRAAADGWSHLNIGKGDVVAWPTNLGWMMGPLLIYSTLLNGATMALYNGSPLGSGFAKFVQDAKVTMLGVVPSIVRAWKSTNCTAGLDWSSIGHFASTGEASGMDESLWLMGRAHYKPVIEICGGTEIGGGFIAGSLLQPQSLSAFSTAAMGCSLFILGEDGSPRPFDFPGIGEMALGPLLFGASSTLLNADHYGVYFKGMPVWNGKVLRRHGDVFERTSRGYYRAHGRADDTMNLGGVKVSSVEIEKVCNAVDESIVETAAVGVPPPGGGPDKLVIAVVFKDPQGSKGNLNSLKVSFNSALQKKLNPLFKVSHIVALPSLPRTATNKVMRRILRQQFSQIGSKL